The Candidatus Eremiobacteraceae bacterium genomic sequence GCCGGTCGTGGCGATCGATGCGCCGCAGACGCGCGACGTCTTCGGAATCCATCTTGCCGGAGCGCTTGTACCGGACGGCGAGGCGATGGCCGCCGCACTTTTCGATCTTCTGACGTCACCCGAGCGACGTGCGGCGGCGGCCGCACATGCACGTGCCGGCGCCGTTCAATTCGATGCGCGAGCCACGTCCGGGCGCGTCCTGGCGGTCTACAACGCCGTCTTGGCGAATAAGGCCGGCCTTGCCGATATGTCCGCCTTTGATGAACTGTTTGAGGTGGTGGACCCCGGGTATCAGGTCGGCGAGATCCCCCCACAAGTGTCCCGGATTAAGTAACCAACGGTCGGTATTTGAGCCGCCAAGTCCAATCCCTCGCCTTGACTATCGAACACCTGTTCGATACAATTTAAATGAAATGAACGCCACCCTAGCGCCCTCGCGCCCCGCCCTGCTTCCCCCGCGAACGCTCTCGCGGGCGCGGCAGCATCGCGATGCGGACTATCAAGCGAACGTCGCCATCATCCGCTGCGGGCCGAATCGCGGCGTCGCAGGGGTGCAGATCCTCGGCGCGCTCGGCACGCAATCGGGTGAACACTTCATTCCGTTCGAAGTTCAAGAGCTGCCGGCCATGCTCGGCCGCGACTTCGGGTACGCCGGCATGTTAGCCGTGCTCGAGCGCATGCGCAAGCTCGGTATCCGTCGTGTTTTGATCCATTCGGACGACGTCGCGCTCGTCGACGAGCTCGATCATCGCGCCGAGCCGCATCGCGAACTCAATCTGCCTTACATCGCGCTCGGATGCAAGCTCAACGAATTCGCGCGTGCTCGCATTCTCGCGGCGCCGGCCGAACGTCTCGCCGCCTTACGCGAAAAGACCACGGCGCTCGCCGGATCGATCTACCAAGAAGTCGCCTAGCTGAAGGGCCGACTGAAGGGGCCGCATAAGGCCGGCCCCTTCAAATAATCGCTGAAGAGGCCGATTTTCTATCGGCCCACATCTCGTTCGCTACGGCAGAATGGCGGTGATCTCTTCGGTCGCTGCTGTTGGTACCGTTACCAAGCCCGCATCTTGCGCCGCGATGGTGTCCGGCCGCCCTAAGAATCGCTTCGCGAGAACGCGCACGGTGCCGGCGATAGGCACGGCGACGAACATACCGAGCACGCCTCCCAATTCCGCGCCCATAAGGATTGAGACGATCACCAGCAGCGGCGACAATCCAACGCGCTGACCCACCACGGCGGGCGCGATGAAGTGGCCTTCAACTTCGTACATCGCGAGGAAGCCGAGCGCTACGACGAACATCGAGAGCGGGCCGTTCGTGAAGAGCGCGATAAGTACGGCGGGAATCGCTCCCGCGATCGCACCGACATACGGAATGATGTCGGTGACGCCCGCGAAGATACCGATCAAGAGCGCGTATTTGACGTGCAGCAGAAGAAGCATGATCGTGACGATGAGCGCCACGATCGAGCCGACGATGATCTGACCGCGGATAAAACCGCTGAGCACCGAATCAATGTCGGCCAGCACGTCCAGCACCATCTGCCGCCTGCGCTCCGTGACGAACTGGATGGCCATATTGCGCAAGCGGTCGAGGTCGAGCAAGATGTACGCCGCAAGTACCGGGATGATGATGAGTCCTGTGATGACCGATGCCACGCTCAACGCGATCGAGAGCGCCTGACCCGCAAAGGCCCCAACGGCGGTCTGAAGCTGTAGGACGAGCTGGTCGATGACGTTGACCGCGGTCTCCCTCGCTTCGAGCGGCACGGCGTCCAAGAGATTGTTGTTCGCGCCGACGATCGCGGCGCGCGTCTGCATGAGCAGCCCCGGGAAGTCGCGGCCGAGCGCGCGCATCTCGATAGCGATGCGCGGCCCGATGAAAGCGAAGATCCCGCCGAAGACGATGATCAAGAGCATATAGACCGTGGAGATCGCGAGCCAACGGGGCCAGCGGCGTTTCTGCAGCCAATCGATCGGCGGGTAGACGAGATAGGCGAAAAATGTCGCGCCGATGAGCACGACCACCACCGGCAAGACGCGCCTAAGCACGATGCCCGCCGCGACAAGCAGGCAGAGGCTGCAGAGCGTCAGCGCGACGATCTTGAGATTGCGCGTCAGACGGTCGTCAGCGGTCAAATGAACCATCGTCCCGCGCTTTCAACACCGGGGCTGCGATACCATACACCGTGACCACGGGCCCGGTTCGTGTGCCGTCCCGACGGGAACGAGAAGCGCACATGCAGACACGTCGCCGCGCGCTGAAGACCACCCTCGTCTGGCTGCTCGCCTTGGTCATCGCCATTGGCGCATGTGCGGTGATTCCGCCGCTTCGCGCAGCCGCGGCACGAGGCATACTGTCGATTGCGCTCTCATCAAAGTCGCTGCACCTCTCGCACGTCGATCTAACGCTTGACGCAAATCATGCGTCCGCTCGCGATCTCGTCGTGACCGATTCCGCCGGCACGACCGTTATCGCGGCGCGCACTGTCGACGTGGCCTATACCCTGAGCGGCCACGGAATCACACTTTCCAAAATCGCGCTCGACTCGCCGGCCGTGTTGGCGTCTCGACGCGCCGACGGTTCATTCGAACTGGCCGACCTCTTGAACGGTGGAGGGTCAGGAGGCCCCGCTTCGCCGCTCGACCTATCCGTCAAGAACGGACGCGTCGACGTGGTCAACGCCGCGTCGCCGGCCATCGCGGGCCGATCGATCTCGCTTCAGCGCATCAACGGCGCGGTGAACGTGCGGCCCGGCGCGATTTCGCGCGGAATGCTTTCCGGTTTCTATTCCAGCGGCGGGGCAACGCTGCCGGTCCACGG encodes the following:
- a CDS encoding AI-2E family transporter is translated as MVHLTADDRLTRNLKIVALTLCSLCLLVAAGIVLRRVLPVVVVLIGATFFAYLVYPPIDWLQKRRWPRWLAISTVYMLLIIVFGGIFAFIGPRIAIEMRALGRDFPGLLMQTRAAIVGANNNLLDAVPLEARETAVNVIDQLVLQLQTAVGAFAGQALSIALSVASVITGLIIIPVLAAYILLDLDRLRNMAIQFVTERRRQMVLDVLADIDSVLSGFIRGQIIVGSIVALIVTIMLLLLHVKYALLIGIFAGVTDIIPYVGAIAGAIPAVLIALFTNGPLSMFVVALGFLAMYEVEGHFIAPAVVGQRVGLSPLLVIVSILMGAELGGVLGMFVAVPIAGTVRVLAKRFLGRPDTIAAQDAGLVTVPTAATEEITAILP